In Chitinophaga nivalis, a single genomic region encodes these proteins:
- a CDS encoding patatin-like phospholipase family protein, with amino-acid sequence MNALIIEGGGMRGIFSVGVLDAFLRHKYDPFDMYIGVSSGACNIPSHIAGQFRRNFDSYTGHMASKHFLNFSRFLRGGHYMDLDWLWNSTQEENPIHFEKAYQVMQEKHKRFYVVATNAQSGKPVYLSPTPANWLDCLKSSSALPLYYRKGCVINNERLVDGVLSDPLPVKFAHEQGARNIVVIRSQKYPYARKADNKTKLFSLLLLKYPQVRKQLLNYHHTYNTAVDFLGKSSQPFTLQQILPGKSMKTSQVTQDINILKNDYEMGYAAGEAFIAQH; translated from the coding sequence ATGAATGCACTGATCATAGAAGGTGGTGGTATGCGGGGAATATTTTCGGTAGGCGTGCTGGATGCTTTTCTGCGGCACAAATACGATCCTTTTGATATGTATATCGGGGTATCCTCCGGCGCCTGTAATATTCCTTCCCATATTGCCGGACAGTTCAGAAGAAATTTTGACTCCTATACCGGACATATGGCCAGTAAGCATTTTCTGAATTTTAGCCGCTTCTTACGAGGTGGGCATTACATGGACCTGGATTGGTTGTGGAACAGCACACAGGAAGAAAACCCCATCCATTTTGAGAAAGCTTACCAGGTGATGCAGGAAAAGCATAAACGCTTTTATGTGGTAGCTACCAATGCCCAATCAGGTAAACCGGTGTACCTGTCGCCCACACCGGCCAACTGGCTGGATTGTCTGAAATCATCCAGTGCATTACCCTTGTACTATCGCAAAGGTTGTGTGATCAACAATGAACGCCTGGTAGATGGCGTGCTTTCCGATCCGTTACCCGTGAAGTTCGCCCATGAACAAGGTGCCCGGAACATCGTGGTAATCCGGTCACAGAAATATCCCTATGCCCGGAAAGCGGATAACAAGACAAAACTGTTTTCACTCTTGTTATTAAAATATCCTCAGGTAAGAAAACAATTATTGAACTATCATCATACCTATAATACAGCTGTAGACTTTCTGGGCAAATCATCCCAACCTTTTACACTGCAACAGATTTTACCCGGCAAAAGTATGAAGACAAGCCAGGTAACACAGGATATTAATATCCTCAAAAATGACTATGAAATGGGATATGCTGCCGGTGAAGCATTTATAGCGCAGCATTAG
- a CDS encoding fatty acyl-AMP ligase has translation MQHLVDLLSQHGTAMPDKTAFTFVTDGEEAAEVISFGALDHYARKIAANLQLQAAAGKSILLLFQPGINYIASFLGCIYAGCIPVPAYPPRNNKHLERISSIIADAEAAFIFCDNTIAARIKQLKAGTELIAPQIRILEMEDLQDIGDNWVKPDIQPGDIAFLQYTSGSTAQPKGIIVTHENLWYNEMVIRQAFVHDENTVVAGWLPLYHDMGLIGNVLQPLYLGVPCVLISPFHFVQQPLRWLKIISKYKATSSGAPSFGYQYCVDKITDDQLTGIDLRSWSLAYNGSEPVNYETIRAFSQKFAACGFREEAFYPCYGLAEATLMVTGGSKQEKVKVLHVEEESMREQTVRLQEAGGATAKDIVSCGSTWNDHEVKIVAVAESRTCGELEVGEVWVAGNSVTRGYWRNPEQTREGFENYLESDGARYMRTGDLGFLYQGELYITGRIKDLIIIRGRNYYPQDIENELESAHPALIKNGGVVFVSHRKPEQLVVVHEINHNYENLAVEAVGQAIISAVSAGTGLRVQDVVLVKRMSVPKTSSGKKQRIRCSAMYAQQELDILYSSGNLKEITL, from the coding sequence ATGCAACATTTAGTTGACTTACTAAGCCAACATGGCACCGCCATGCCTGATAAAACCGCTTTTACATTTGTAACAGACGGAGAGGAAGCAGCGGAGGTCATCAGCTTTGGGGCATTGGATCACTATGCCAGGAAAATAGCTGCTAATCTGCAGTTACAGGCAGCTGCCGGAAAAAGTATTTTGTTATTGTTTCAACCGGGCATCAATTACATCGCTTCCTTTCTGGGATGTATTTATGCCGGCTGTATACCCGTACCTGCCTATCCGCCCAGAAATAACAAACACCTGGAAAGAATCAGCAGTATCATCGCAGATGCGGAAGCAGCTTTTATCTTTTGCGACAATACCATTGCTGCCCGGATTAAGCAGCTGAAAGCCGGTACGGAACTCATTGCCCCGCAGATCCGTATCCTGGAAATGGAAGACCTGCAGGATATCGGCGACAACTGGGTAAAGCCGGATATCCAACCGGGTGATATCGCTTTCCTGCAATATACTTCCGGCTCTACGGCACAACCCAAAGGCATTATTGTCACCCACGAAAACCTGTGGTACAATGAAATGGTGATCCGGCAGGCATTTGTACACGATGAAAATACCGTGGTAGCCGGCTGGTTGCCGCTCTACCACGATATGGGCCTTATCGGCAACGTACTGCAACCGCTTTACCTGGGCGTACCCTGTGTATTGATATCTCCTTTTCACTTTGTGCAACAGCCCCTGCGCTGGCTGAAAATAATCAGCAAATACAAGGCTACCAGCAGCGGCGCTCCCAGCTTCGGCTATCAGTACTGCGTCGATAAAATTACCGACGACCAGCTGACAGGTATTGACCTGCGTTCCTGGTCACTGGCGTACAATGGTTCGGAGCCGGTCAACTATGAAACGATTCGTGCCTTCTCGCAAAAATTTGCGGCCTGCGGTTTCAGGGAAGAAGCCTTCTATCCCTGCTACGGCCTGGCGGAAGCTACCCTGATGGTAACCGGCGGCAGTAAACAGGAGAAAGTAAAAGTGCTGCACGTGGAAGAAGAAAGTATGCGGGAGCAAACCGTCCGGTTGCAGGAAGCAGGCGGCGCTACCGCTAAAGACATCGTATCCTGCGGCAGTACCTGGAATGATCACGAGGTGAAAATAGTAGCGGTAGCGGAATCACGTACCTGCGGAGAGCTGGAGGTAGGAGAGGTATGGGTGGCCGGAAACAGTGTCACACGCGGATACTGGCGCAACCCGGAACAAACCCGGGAAGGGTTTGAAAATTATCTGGAATCCGATGGGGCCCGTTATATGAGAACAGGCGACCTGGGCTTCCTGTATCAGGGAGAGTTATACATCACAGGCAGAATCAAAGACCTGATTATTATACGTGGCCGGAATTATTATCCCCAGGATATTGAAAATGAACTGGAATCCGCACATCCGGCATTAATCAAAAATGGCGGCGTTGTATTTGTTTCCCACCGGAAACCGGAACAACTGGTAGTGGTACATGAAATCAATCATAACTACGAAAACCTGGCCGTGGAAGCCGTTGGCCAGGCGATTATCAGTGCGGTATCGGCAGGTACCGGCCTGCGGGTACAGGATGTGGTGCTGGTGAAAAGAATGTCGGTGCCCAAAACATCCAGCGGAAAAAAACAACGTATCCGGTGCAGTGCGATGTATGCACAGCAGGAGCTGGATATACTGTATAGTTCCGGTAATCTGAAGGAAATCACTTTGTAA
- a CDS encoding acyl-CoA desaturase — translation MDALIVTDNSAVSFDNEHLVKTQIWRATLLTHVLPTIGFITGIAGIFIWGIGWLEIISLVTMYFFTVAGVEIGFHRLFTHKAFKTNKAITAILAILGSMSAQGPVIFWVATHRRHHVYSDKENDPHSPNLESGKGLGALIKGLWHAHVRWQFVNDLPNTAKLARDLLKDDNIRWVNKNYLKWVYLGLIIPAVAAGLITLSLKGAALGFLWGGLIRVFLVNHATYSLNSFCHVFGGQLFKTDEQSRNNILFVIPTLGQGWHNNHHAFPNAADLSFKWWQFDPSAILIQGLRITGLAWDVKKPNKNQIDNKLKRN, via the coding sequence ATGGATGCGCTAATAGTAACTGACAACAGTGCTGTCAGTTTTGATAATGAACACCTCGTCAAAACGCAGATATGGCGGGCGACGCTCTTAACCCATGTATTGCCTACGATTGGCTTTATCACAGGTATTGCCGGCATTTTTATATGGGGCATCGGCTGGCTGGAAATTATCTCCCTGGTAACGATGTATTTTTTTACGGTAGCAGGCGTGGAAATAGGTTTTCACAGACTGTTTACCCATAAGGCTTTCAAGACAAATAAAGCCATAACAGCTATACTGGCTATACTGGGCTCTATGAGTGCACAGGGCCCTGTGATCTTCTGGGTGGCCACCCACCGGCGGCACCACGTTTACAGCGACAAGGAAAATGATCCGCATTCGCCCAATCTGGAATCGGGAAAAGGCCTGGGCGCCCTCATCAAAGGCCTGTGGCATGCACACGTAAGGTGGCAGTTTGTAAATGACCTCCCCAATACGGCCAAGCTGGCGCGGGATCTGCTGAAAGACGACAATATCCGCTGGGTCAATAAAAACTACCTGAAATGGGTATACCTGGGCCTTATTATACCGGCAGTAGCAGCAGGACTGATCACGCTATCACTGAAAGGGGCAGCCCTGGGTTTCCTCTGGGGAGGACTGATCCGCGTTTTCCTCGTGAATCATGCCACCTATTCTTTAAACTCTTTCTGTCATGTTTTCGGTGGCCAGCTTTTCAAAACAGATGAACAAAGCCGGAACAATATCCTGTTTGTTATTCCTACGCTGGGGCAGGGATGGCACAACAACCATCATGCTTTCCCCAATGCGGCCGACCTGTCGTTTAAATGGTGGCAGTTTGATCCTTCCGCCATATTGATACAGGGACTACGTATTACAGGCCTGGCATGGGATGTTAAAAAGCCGAATAAAAATCAAATCGATAATAAATTAAAAAGAAACTAA
- a CDS encoding acyl carrier protein has translation MDILQKKSATDIQSFIKEKIGTALEIPVDNMDIDQDIETFGLDSIMVVHITADLSTWAGQSLDPSLFYKHNTIRSSSGYIASIINQ, from the coding sequence ATGGACATCTTACAAAAAAAATCAGCGACAGACATTCAGTCATTTATCAAAGAAAAAATCGGTACGGCACTGGAAATTCCCGTGGATAATATGGATATCGATCAGGACATAGAAACCTTCGGACTGGATTCTATCATGGTGGTGCATATCACGGCTGATTTGTCTACCTGGGCCGGACAGTCACTGGATCCTTCCCTGTTTTACAAACACAATACCATTCGTAGCAGCTCCGGGTACATTGCCTCAATTATAAACCAGTAA
- a CDS encoding class I SAM-dependent methyltransferase, whose protein sequence is MSAENNVGASMEAIQYHYDVSNDFYRFFLDTEMSYSCALWYTGQESLDVAQQQKIDYHIDNLELNPAAASRVLDIGCGWGAVMRRVKQRYALSTVTGITLSDAQVQHIDTLNLTDITATLENWQDHQAAKGTYDGIISVGAFEHFATPEASQEEKIQGYRNFFTSCYQWLKPSGIISLQTIGAGNMKREDLHHFFATEIFPESDLPRLADIATASTFLFEIVSVRNDREMYANTLREWLKNLQGNKQTVVNTFGTDLFKKYEKYFSLLILAFDVYKSMDLYRIKLRKIDKPRQ, encoded by the coding sequence ATGTCAGCAGAAAACAATGTAGGCGCTTCTATGGAAGCCATACAATATCATTATGACGTAAGTAATGATTTTTACCGGTTTTTTCTGGATACGGAGATGTCTTATTCCTGTGCGTTGTGGTATACCGGTCAGGAAAGCCTGGACGTAGCGCAGCAACAGAAAATAGACTACCATATCGATAACCTGGAACTGAATCCTGCAGCGGCCAGCCGGGTGCTGGATATCGGTTGCGGCTGGGGAGCCGTGATGCGGCGCGTGAAACAACGCTACGCGCTCAGCACCGTCACAGGTATTACGTTAAGTGATGCCCAGGTGCAGCATATTGATACGCTGAACCTGACAGATATTACCGCTACCCTGGAAAACTGGCAGGATCACCAGGCGGCCAAAGGTACCTATGATGGTATTATTTCCGTAGGCGCCTTTGAACACTTTGCAACGCCGGAAGCCAGCCAGGAAGAAAAGATACAGGGATACCGGAACTTCTTTACCTCCTGTTATCAATGGCTGAAACCTTCGGGGATCATCTCCCTGCAAACAATCGGCGCCGGCAATATGAAACGGGAAGACCTGCATCATTTTTTTGCCACCGAAATATTTCCGGAATCAGACCTGCCCCGGCTGGCAGATATTGCTACCGCCAGTACCTTTCTGTTTGAAATTGTATCGGTAAGAAATGACCGGGAGATGTACGCCAATACACTCCGGGAATGGCTGAAAAATCTGCAGGGTAATAAACAAACGGTGGTCAATACATTTGGGACAGATCTCTTTAAGAAGTATGAAAAATATTTCAGCCTCCTGATATTGGCCTTCGATGTATACAAAAGCATGGATTTATACCGGATCAAACTCAGAAAAATTGATAAACCAAGACAGTAA
- a CDS encoding acyl-CoA thioesterase: MDNAEYFKTFAVKWSDFDVNRHLRNTSYSEYATHVRMSFLEDHGYAYPVFEELQIGPILTQEDISYLKETQMNSELKVNMRILALSAEGSLFRLKHEFFQADGTLAARMLINGAWLDRKRRRPTIPPDGILQAFKQIPRDVNYDAGYFDATRIAARAKES, encoded by the coding sequence ATGGACAATGCGGAATATTTTAAAACGTTTGCAGTGAAATGGTCTGATTTCGATGTGAACAGGCATTTGAGAAATACCTCCTACAGTGAATATGCCACACATGTAAGGATGTCTTTCCTGGAAGATCACGGGTATGCCTATCCTGTTTTTGAAGAGCTGCAGATCGGCCCTATTCTTACGCAGGAAGATATTTCCTATCTGAAGGAAACGCAAATGAACAGTGAGCTGAAAGTAAACATGCGCATACTCGCCTTGTCTGCAGAAGGCTCCCTGTTCAGACTGAAACATGAATTTTTTCAGGCAGATGGTACGCTGGCTGCCAGGATGCTGATTAACGGCGCCTGGCTGGATCGCAAACGCCGTCGCCCCACCATTCCGCCGGATGGCATTTTACAGGCTTTCAAACAAATTCCACGTGATGTGAACTATGATGCAGGATACTTCGATGCCACGCGTATCGCGGCGCGGGCAAAGGAATCCTGA
- a CDS encoding phenylacetate--CoA ligase family protein, with protein MLIDIYRAKRAEKLSQEQVAQLQHNRFQALVKHVIGNSRFYRTYYGDHGITADKIGKVELEALPTINKALMMEHFDDFVCDPRLKKAALEQFVSNPGNRGQLYLNKFHIIRTSGTTGTLGLFVYSRRDWNVLKSLVMTRVSKSRLSLFKKIRLAYIGDVEGNYAGITLTRVLPKFFFEVLPVSVNAPLKEILANVDAFKPDVLTGYSSGIHMLAEAQLRGDIDIAPHRMVCSADPLTPAMRQAISSAFGIDPVAYYAASESIGIASDMTSDHRIHQGLHIFNDWHCFEIVDREHRKVAYGEPGKLLLSNLYNYTQPIIRYEMNDEIILEENTCQHGLPFPLIKNIAGRKEDFLWFKKQDQTLECIHPLVITNFWVEGLQRFQFVQTRENFLVIKAIINGDAATIIRRIKDRMNQILQDKQLADTVTYEVEIVDTIPANPNTGKNRLILALKP; from the coding sequence ATGTTAATAGATATTTACCGGGCCAAACGTGCTGAAAAATTATCTCAGGAGCAGGTCGCACAACTGCAGCATAACCGGTTTCAGGCACTCGTAAAGCATGTTATCGGCAATTCCCGTTTTTACCGGACGTACTATGGTGATCACGGTATTACCGCCGACAAGATCGGGAAGGTGGAACTGGAAGCATTACCTACTATTAACAAGGCGTTGATGATGGAGCATTTTGATGATTTTGTCTGTGATCCGCGCCTCAAAAAAGCGGCGTTGGAGCAGTTTGTGAGTAATCCCGGCAACAGGGGACAGCTGTACCTCAATAAATTCCATATCATCCGTACTTCCGGCACCACGGGTACACTGGGATTGTTTGTATACAGTAGGCGCGACTGGAATGTATTGAAATCACTGGTGATGACCCGGGTGTCGAAAAGCAGGTTAAGCCTGTTTAAGAAAATCCGGCTCGCCTATATCGGCGATGTGGAAGGTAACTATGCGGGTATTACCCTTACCCGGGTATTGCCTAAATTCTTTTTTGAAGTATTGCCGGTATCGGTGAATGCACCATTGAAAGAAATCCTGGCAAACGTGGATGCCTTTAAACCGGATGTGTTAACGGGCTATTCTTCCGGTATTCATATGCTGGCGGAAGCCCAGCTGCGCGGCGATATCGATATTGCGCCGCATCGGATGGTGTGCAGCGCCGATCCGCTGACCCCTGCCATGCGCCAGGCTATCAGCAGTGCTTTTGGCATAGACCCGGTGGCTTACTACGCGGCCTCTGAATCTATCGGCATTGCTTCCGATATGACTTCCGACCACCGTATTCACCAGGGCCTGCATATTTTCAATGACTGGCATTGCTTTGAAATTGTAGACAGGGAGCACAGGAAAGTGGCGTACGGCGAGCCGGGAAAATTGTTGCTGAGTAACCTCTATAACTATACGCAGCCCATCATTCGTTATGAGATGAATGATGAAATCATACTGGAAGAAAATACCTGTCAGCATGGTTTGCCTTTTCCCCTGATCAAAAACATCGCTGGCCGCAAAGAGGATTTTCTATGGTTTAAAAAACAGGATCAGACCCTGGAATGTATTCATCCTTTGGTGATCACGAACTTCTGGGTAGAGGGACTGCAACGATTCCAGTTTGTACAAACGCGGGAGAACTTCCTGGTGATCAAAGCCATTATCAATGGTGATGCAGCCACCATTATCCGGCGTATCAAAGACCGGATGAATCAGATCCTGCAGGATAAACAACTGGCAGATACCGTTACTTACGAGGTGGAAATCGTTGATACCATTCCTGCCAATCCGAATACCGGCAAGAACCGGTTGATCCTGGCGCTGAAGCCTTGA
- a CDS encoding MepB family protein, with translation MQAAAVKNIHPDFYLLKTAVFDKGDFVVTGLHPAAESQEYGACSFQLNGKTVQFRVSKITPTKTGQFVTIWQRNPQGITQPFTAADHLDFIVISARQEEKGGVFIFPKTILIAHGIITSEKKAGKRGIRVYPPWDQTTNQQALKTQSRQTPYFLPVPLHAPADLTLAQQLFTATAGI, from the coding sequence ATGCAAGCAGCTGCGGTAAAAAATATACACCCCGATTTTTATCTGCTCAAAACGGCGGTATTTGACAAAGGAGATTTTGTAGTGACAGGCTTACACCCAGCTGCTGAAAGCCAGGAATATGGCGCCTGCAGCTTTCAGCTCAACGGGAAAACAGTACAGTTCCGGGTTTCCAAAATAACGCCCACCAAAACCGGGCAATTTGTAACGATCTGGCAAAGAAATCCGCAAGGGATCACCCAACCTTTTACGGCGGCAGATCATCTCGATTTTATCGTTATCAGTGCCCGACAGGAAGAAAAAGGTGGGGTATTCATCTTCCCCAAAACAATATTAATCGCCCATGGCATTATAACGAGTGAAAAAAAGGCCGGCAAACGTGGAATAAGGGTATACCCACCCTGGGATCAAACAACTAACCAACAAGCCTTAAAAACGCAAAGCCGGCAAACACCTTACTTCCTGCCGGTGCCGCTGCATGCTCCCGCCGACCTTACTTTGGCGCAGCAACTGTTTACGGCAACAGCCGGCATATAA
- a CDS encoding Imm1 family immunity protein: MHITTDHHSVDQAITSPTDALSALHALDGKNSTQLIASNDNGCLMIGGGNDELYIVTFVVEEDTAFFNLLADARAQDEQDIALVTGGQKGLFPARLCVDKATATEALLYYIEHAAMHPGLNWEQDV, from the coding sequence ATGCATATCACAACTGACCATCATAGCGTTGACCAAGCCATCACATCTCCCACAGATGCGCTGTCCGCCTTACACGCCCTCGATGGTAAAAATAGTACCCAGCTGATAGCCAGTAATGACAACGGATGCCTGATGATCGGTGGTGGTAACGATGAACTTTACATCGTCACCTTTGTAGTGGAAGAGGATACTGCCTTTTTTAATTTGCTGGCTGATGCCCGCGCACAGGACGAGCAGGATATAGCCCTGGTGACCGGTGGACAAAAAGGACTTTTTCCCGCGAGGTTATGCGTAGATAAAGCTACAGCCACTGAGGCACTGCTATACTATATTGAACATGCCGCCATGCATCCCGGATTAAACTGGGAACAGGATGTTTAA
- a CDS encoding DMT family transporter, with translation MAKKYLYLGLIILGTAFWGISFTFTKTGMAAATPVIFVAYKFLIAALVLGVVVFRQLSSITRDTVRASLFISIPLLAGTLLQTTGLQYTTVANVAFITGLDVLLIPLFKYLFYKKTVAPKTWIACIICLAGLYVITVQHGLSINYGDLLIIACSVGFACYIIQTGQLPRNISPLPVMALVMLWCGIGALCLALPDASSVWLPAEPVFWAGVLFAAIPATAYMYAIQSIAQRYLTEEQIVQAFLFEPLFAAIAAWLVLGETITYPTLVGGGMIMAAIGITEIKWLPRLAERE, from the coding sequence ATGGCTAAAAAATACCTTTACCTGGGGCTTATTATACTCGGTACGGCTTTCTGGGGCATCTCGTTTACATTTACCAAAACCGGCATGGCAGCGGCTACCCCGGTGATATTTGTTGCCTATAAATTCCTGATCGCCGCCCTTGTGCTGGGCGTCGTTGTTTTCCGGCAACTGTCTTCCATCACGCGGGACACGGTACGGGCCAGCCTTTTCATCAGCATACCTTTACTCGCGGGCACCCTGCTGCAAACAACCGGATTGCAATATACCACCGTGGCCAATGTGGCCTTTATTACAGGGCTGGACGTATTACTGATCCCCCTTTTTAAATACCTGTTCTATAAAAAAACCGTGGCGCCAAAAACCTGGATCGCCTGTATCATTTGTCTCGCCGGGCTTTACGTCATCACCGTTCAGCATGGCTTATCCATCAACTACGGCGATCTGCTGATCATTGCCTGTTCGGTTGGTTTCGCATGTTACATTATCCAAACGGGGCAACTCCCCCGCAACATCTCCCCGCTTCCCGTCATGGCGCTGGTCATGCTTTGGTGCGGCATCGGTGCGCTGTGTCTGGCCCTGCCGGATGCGTCTTCCGTATGGCTGCCAGCCGAACCGGTATTCTGGGCCGGCGTATTGTTTGCCGCCATCCCGGCAACGGCCTATATGTATGCCATACAAAGCATCGCACAACGATACCTGACAGAAGAACAAATCGTACAGGCGTTCCTGTTTGAACCCCTGTTTGCTGCGATAGCCGCCTGGTTGGTGCTGGGAGAAACCATTACTTACCCTACCCTCGTTGGCGGCGGCATGATTATGGCCGCCATCGGGATCACGGAAATAAAGTGGTTACCGCGGCTGGCGGAGCGGGAATAA
- a CDS encoding Lrp/AsnC family transcriptional regulator gives MKNESLADETDLQIIAALQKNARASFADIGRMVSLSPSAVRERILHLEDAGVIKRYQVEVDYRLLGLDIEAFILVKVYHGSLQTLIKKAAIWPEVLEANRIAGEHTVIVRTALKDRLHLQEFIDKISTYGDTVTLLILSAIEKKQV, from the coding sequence ATGAAAAACGAATCGTTGGCAGATGAAACGGATCTGCAAATAATCGCTGCCCTGCAGAAAAATGCAAGGGCATCTTTCGCAGATATTGGCAGAATGGTATCCTTGTCTCCCTCTGCTGTCAGGGAACGGATTTTACACCTGGAAGATGCCGGCGTCATCAAACGATACCAGGTGGAAGTGGATTACAGATTACTGGGGTTAGACATCGAGGCGTTTATCCTGGTAAAAGTGTATCACGGATCTTTACAAACGTTGATCAAAAAAGCGGCTATCTGGCCGGAAGTGCTGGAAGCAAACCGTATCGCCGGAGAGCATACGGTGATTGTCAGAACCGCCTTGAAAGACCGCCTGCACCTGCAGGAGTTCATCGACAAAATATCGACATATGGAGATACCGTGACGCTGCTGATTCTTTCTGCCATTGAGAAAAAACAGGTATAG
- a CDS encoding GNAT family N-acetyltransferase: protein MTTAGEIILEPLTIADAAGFYALYTVREKEATVSPFLPEETPAAFTQRIIALCAYIFTIRLAAQPDVMIGDCALHDWNEQTGEIEIGGSLFPEYRGKGYMQAAFGLLETLAQQHFPVKRILGKTTPENRNAVRLVEKLGFVQVSADDTTVVMGKTL from the coding sequence ATGACAACAGCAGGAGAGATAATACTCGAACCATTGACCATCGCAGATGCCGCCGGGTTTTATGCACTCTATACCGTCCGGGAAAAGGAAGCAACGGTATCTCCTTTTCTGCCGGAGGAAACACCGGCGGCATTTACCCAACGGATTATCGCACTTTGCGCTTACATCTTCACCATCCGGCTGGCTGCTCAACCCGATGTGATGATAGGGGATTGTGCTTTGCATGACTGGAATGAACAAACCGGAGAAATAGAAATCGGCGGCTCTTTATTTCCGGAATACCGGGGTAAGGGTTATATGCAGGCTGCTTTTGGGTTGCTGGAAACGCTGGCGCAACAACATTTTCCGGTGAAACGGATACTGGGCAAAACAACGCCCGAAAACAGGAATGCAGTACGGCTGGTAGAGAAGCTGGGTTTTGTACAAGTAAGCGCAGATGATACCACGGTGGTCATGGGTAAAACACTGTAA
- the msrA gene encoding peptide-methionine (S)-S-oxide reductase MsrA, whose protein sequence is MSAEKAILAGGCFWGVEELIRQLPGVLSTVVGYTGGDVPHATYRNHGTHAEGIAVTFDPTQLSYRQLLEFFFQIHDPTTPNRQGNDIGTSYRSAIFYLNEQQQETATALIEEINAAGRWPGKVVTEVVPAGDFWDAEEEHQDYLQKHPHGYTCHFLRPEWKL, encoded by the coding sequence ATGAGTGCAGAAAAAGCCATTCTTGCAGGAGGTTGCTTTTGGGGTGTAGAAGAGTTAATTCGTCAATTGCCCGGCGTTCTCTCTACCGTGGTTGGATACACTGGCGGCGATGTGCCTCATGCCACCTATAGAAATCATGGTACGCATGCAGAAGGCATAGCCGTTACCTTTGATCCTACGCAATTATCCTATCGGCAGCTACTGGAATTTTTCTTCCAGATACACGACCCTACCACGCCCAACAGGCAGGGCAATGATATCGGCACTTCTTATCGTTCTGCGATCTTCTATCTCAATGAGCAACAGCAGGAAACCGCCACAGCGCTGATTGAAGAGATCAATGCCGCTGGCAGATGGCCCGGTAAAGTAGTCACTGAAGTAGTACCCGCAGGTGATTTCTGGGATGCAGAAGAGGAACACCAGGATTATTTACAAAAACATCCGCATGGATACACCTGTCATTTTCTGCGGCCGGAATGGAAGCTGTAA
- a CDS encoding class I lanthipeptide: MKKKVNLQKKLFIQKKDIINLTGTQQIVGGYVTQFDNSCPGNCNYVTLFDNSCPGRCNYPTLFNASCPGVKC, encoded by the coding sequence ATGAAAAAGAAAGTTAATCTTCAAAAGAAGTTATTCATTCAGAAAAAAGACATCATCAACCTGACAGGCACCCAACAGATTGTGGGGGGATATGTAACCCAGTTTGATAATTCCTGTCCGGGTAACTGTAACTATGTTACTTTATTTGACAACTCCTGCCCGGGCCGTTGTAACTATCCTACGTTGTTTAATGCTTCCTGCCCTGGTGTAAAGTGTTAA